The Aquidulcibacter paucihalophilus genomic interval CCGCCGACGCTGTCGGTCGAGATCAGGGCGGGCAGGTCGGCCTCGACCTCCTGCGCCACCGCCACCTTCAGGCTCCGGGCGTCGCGCACGGTGCGGATGTTGTCGCGGCCGCAGGTTACCGTCGGACCGGCGTCAAAGATGTCGATCAGGCCGTTGGGCCGGAAGCCCTCGCTCTCCAGCAGGGCCATGGCGGGCACGCCCTGCGGATGCACCTTGCCGATCACGGCGCGGGCGGGCTCGGGCAGCAGGTCCATATAGATCGGGTGGCGCGGAGCCAGGTCGAGGATGAACTGCTTGTCGGTCGAGCCGGTCATCCGGTCCGCCTCGTCGAAATCCATGGGGAAGAATTTGTGCGCGACATGGTCCCAGAACGGGCAGGCGCCGTCCGGCGTGAAGACGCCGCGCAGTTCGGCCAGCACCGTGTCGGCGAACAGATCCGGCTCGGCCCCGATCAGCATATAGCGTGACTGGCTCAGCAGGCGTCCGGCCCCACCCTTGCGCCGGTCGGCCTTGAGGAACAGGGAGCCGACCTCGCTCCAGCCGGTGCATTCATTGACCAGCACCAGCGTCTTCTGTTCCAGCTTGATGCCGAGCGAGGGCGAAGACTGGGTGTTGGTCACCACGCGGAAGGAGAAGAAGGGCCGGTTCAGACCCACCGCCGCCTTGACCGAGCCAATGCCGTCGACGTCGCCGGTCTCGGTCTCCTCCAGCATGAGGGTGTACCAGCGGTGCTGAGGGTCCATCTTGCCGGCGAAGCTGTCGCGGCTCAGGTCGAGCCGTTCGGCCAGTTGGTCGGGGTCTTCGGGCAGGCTGGTGAAGCCTGGCCCCGACAGGATGGCCAGCTCCAGCAGGAAGTCGAGGTCGGCAGGGCCGGCGGGTCGGACGACGAGCATGGGGTTACATCGTCTCCAGACGCAGGGCTTTGAGTTTCAGCGCGTCGATCTCGCCCGAGGCGATCTTGCACAGGATCAGGGCGCTCAGCTGGGCGCGTTCGACGAAGCTGGCGGGCCAGGCGAACTCCTGATCCGAATGGATGTCGCCGCCGAGGACGCCGAGGGTGTCGATATTGGGCAGGCCGGCCGCGTGCAGATTGTTGCCCTCGCAGACGCCGCCCGACGGCTTCCAGGCGATGGGCTGGCCCAGCAGGGCACCGGTCTCGCGCACGGCCTCGAACAGGGCCGTCTGGCTGGCGTCCATCGGCTTGGGCGCACGGGTCATGCCGCCATGCAGGTCCAGCGTCAGGCCGGGGAAGGGGGGCTCGGTCGCAATCTGGCGCACGGTCTCGGCGATCCAGGCCGATGACTGGGCGTCGGGGACGCGGACGTTGAAA includes:
- a CDS encoding arginine N-succinyltransferase, yielding MLVVRPAGPADLDFLLELAILSGPGFTSLPEDPDQLAERLDLSRDSFAGKMDPQHRWYTLMLEETETGDVDGIGSVKAAVGLNRPFFSFRVVTNTQSSPSLGIKLEQKTLVLVNECTGWSEVGSLFLKADRRKGGAGRLLSQSRYMLIGAEPDLFADTVLAELRGVFTPDGACPFWDHVAHKFFPMDFDEADRMTGSTDKQFILDLAPRHPIYMDLLPEPARAVIGKVHPQGVPAMALLESEGFRPNGLIDIFDAGPTVTCGRDNIRTVRDARSLKVAVAQEVEADLPALISTDSVGGFRSVRQRAVIEGDVVTLNDETADALRVRAGDTVRVKT